A single Notoacmeibacter ruber DNA region contains:
- a CDS encoding DUF3618 domain-containing protein translates to MSDKTDRLEAEAERHRSNIDSTIDALKDRVSPGQMVDEALGFFKEGQVADAGRNFGRQVRDNPLALGLIGAGIAWLAFGNGARSMGSDLYDRYGPDGGNGDVDEYGRFRPVGGRHMDPGRFPSSGEYNDPYRSSADVDPRTGRAVHIPDPRTDKDGDFVHQTHVDGPAKSGSAGSSLKDKASSAGSSVKGAASSAGSAVSGAASSTGSAISGAASSAGSAARSAGSTVGDAASGAAAGIASGASSAGHAAGDAAYATGHAFAEGGRAVGRGAAYAGRSAADGYRTARSEIISAFRDEPLVFGAIAIAVGAAIGAALPPTRREDEWMGQTRDDLRDEAYERGREAVAGARDVAEKTYAAASERAEEKGLKPSAQGETVAEKVSDVARTAAQTAKDETKKKT, encoded by the coding sequence ATGAGCGACAAGACCGACCGCCTCGAAGCGGAAGCGGAACGCCATCGTTCCAATATCGACAGCACGATCGATGCCCTCAAGGATCGCGTGAGCCCCGGCCAGATGGTCGACGAAGCGCTTGGCTTCTTCAAGGAAGGCCAGGTTGCCGATGCCGGCCGGAACTTCGGCCGACAGGTCCGCGACAACCCGTTGGCGCTGGGCCTCATAGGCGCGGGAATTGCCTGGCTCGCCTTCGGCAATGGAGCCCGCTCCATGGGTAGCGACCTTTATGATCGCTACGGCCCCGATGGCGGCAATGGTGACGTCGACGAATATGGGCGGTTCCGTCCGGTCGGCGGTCGCCATATGGACCCGGGCAGGTTCCCATCGAGTGGCGAATACAACGATCCCTATCGGTCATCGGCCGATGTCGATCCACGAACCGGCCGTGCCGTCCATATCCCGGATCCGCGTACGGACAAGGACGGCGATTTTGTCCATCAGACTCATGTTGATGGTCCCGCGAAAAGCGGCTCGGCCGGCTCTTCCCTGAAGGACAAGGCGTCCAGTGCCGGTTCCAGCGTAAAGGGAGCGGCATCGAGCGCAGGTTCCGCCGTCAGCGGCGCAGCATCATCCACCGGTTCTGCCATTTCCGGAGCGGCCTCGTCGGCTGGTTCGGCAGCGCGCTCTGCCGGATCGACGGTCGGCGATGCGGCAAGCGGCGCGGCGGCAGGCATCGCATCCGGTGCATCCTCGGCCGGCCATGCCGCCGGAGACGCGGCCTATGCAACTGGCCATGCTTTTGCAGAAGGCGGCAGGGCCGTTGGGCGCGGCGCAGCCTATGCCGGGCGGTCGGCGGCGGATGGTTACCGTACCGCAAGGTCGGAAATCATTAGTGCGTTCCGCGATGAGCCCTTGGTCTTCGGCGCGATTGCGATCGCCGTCGGCGCGGCGATCGGTGCGGCCCTGCCGCCGACGCGCCGTGAAGATGAATGGATGGGCCAGACCCGCGACGATTTGCGCGATGAGGCCTATGAACGCGGCCGCGAAGCCGTTGCCGGCGCTCGTGACGTCGCCGAAAAGACCTATGCGGCGGCATCCGAACGCGCCGAGGAAAAAGGCCTCAAGCCTTCGGCGCAAGGTGAGACGGTGGCCGAAAAGGTGTCCGACGTCGCACGCACAGCAGCTCAGACCGCGAAAGACGAGACCAAGAAGAAGACATGA
- a CDS encoding phage holin family protein, whose amino-acid sequence MSQPTEHSNDSRSVPDLIRALVDEVRALFQTEGRLIRSEINDKVSQVQVGGGEIAAGAICLLVSLFVLSQALVAALTKLLAAVFESDATPAAEAAAGSGWAAWAALIVGVFFAIVGIVLLNRGRSNLQAKNLVPERTADQVSRDAKLVKEQAR is encoded by the coding sequence ATGAGCCAACCTACAGAACATTCCAATGACAGCCGGTCAGTACCGGATCTGATCCGCGCGCTCGTTGACGAAGTGCGTGCGCTCTTCCAGACGGAAGGTCGGCTTATCCGTTCCGAGATCAACGACAAGGTCAGTCAGGTCCAGGTCGGCGGCGGCGAAATCGCTGCTGGCGCTATCTGTCTGCTCGTGTCGCTTTTCGTCCTTAGCCAGGCCCTCGTCGCCGCGCTGACAAAACTGCTTGCAGCGGTCTTCGAATCCGACGCAACACCCGCGGCTGAAGCTGCTGCCGGTAGCGGTTGGGCAGCATGGGCCGCGCTGATCGTCGGTGTTTTCTTCGCGATCGTGGGTATCGTTTTGCTCAACCGTGGACGCTCGAACCTGCAAGCCAAAAATCTCGTACCGGAGCGGACCGCCGATCAGGTCTCCCGTGATGCGAAACTCGTGAAGGAGCAAGCCCGATGA